A portion of the Fundulus heteroclitus isolate FHET01 unplaced genomic scaffold, MU-UCD_Fhet_4.1 scaffold_211, whole genome shotgun sequence genome contains these proteins:
- the LOC118559053 gene encoding tripartite motif-containing protein 16-like encodes MEKRGVQLDQDNLSCSICLDILKDPVTIPCGHSYCMNCIKDHWDREDQRRTYSCPQCRKAFIPRPVLEKNFTLAALVEDLKKTGLQAAPDDLCYAGPEDVACDVCTGRKMKAVKSCLVCLASYCEKHLQPHYDVPPLKKHKLVNPSKNLQQNICSRHDEVMKIFCRTDQQCICYLCTMDEHKDHVTVPAAAERAEKQKEVQVRRQQIQQRIQDQEKDVKLLQQELEAINVSADKAVEDSEKIFTEMIRLIQKRRSDVKQQIRSQQETEVSRVKELQEKLEQEITELKRKDADLEQLSDTEDHNQFLLNYPSLSALSESTHSSSINIRPLRYFEDVTAAVSELREKLQDILRDTGTNISLTVTGVDALLSEPKTRAAFLKYASEIALDPTTANRKLFLSEGNRKVTLVNKQQSYPDHPIRFTDWFQVLSTESLTRRCYWEVEWRGGGEGGVVVAVSYKNIRRGGWSKKCLFGANDISWSLCCDTNCCAFFHNNIKTPVSGPVSSRIGVYLDHRAGILCFYSVSETMTLLHRVQTTFTQPLYAGIRPYLFGSCAELIKLK; translated from the coding sequence ATGGAGAAGAGAGGAGTTCAACTAGACCAAGATAACTTATCTTGTTCCATCTGTCTGGATATTCTAAAGGATCCGGTGActattccctgtggacacagctactgtatgaacTGTATCAAAGACCACTGGGATAGAGAGGATCAGAGGAGAACCtacagctgccctcagtgcaggaAAGCTTTTATACCAAGGCCTGTCCTGGAGAAGAACTTCACGTTAGCTGCTTTAGTGGAGGatctgaagaagactggactccaagctgctccagatgatctctgctatgctggacctgaagatgtggcctgtgatgTCTGCACTGGAAGGAAGATGAAAGCTGTTAAATCCTGTTTGGTTTGCTTGGCTTCTTATTGTGAGAAACACCTCCAACCTCACTATGATGTTCCACCATTAAAGAAGCACAAGCTGGTGAATccctccaagaacctccagcagaacatctgctctcgtcatgatgaggtgatgaagatcttctgtcgtactgatcagcagtgtatctgttatctctgcactatggatgaacataaagacCATGTAACAgtcccagctgcagcagaaagggcTGAGAAGCAGAAGGAGGTCCAGGTGAGACGACAACaaatccagcagagaatccaggaccaagagaaagatgtgaagctgcttcaacaggagctggaggccatcaaTGTATCTGCTGATAaagcagtggaggacagtgagaagatcttcactGAGATGATCCGTCTGATCCAGAAAAGAAGgtctgatgtgaagcagcagatcagatcccagcaggaaactgaagtgagtcgagtcaaagagcttcaggagaagctggagcaggagatcactgagctgaagaggaaagacgctgatCTGGAGCAGCtttcagacacagaggatcacaaccagtttctcctcaactacccctcactgtcagctctcagtgagtctacacactcatccagcatcaatATTCGTCCTCTGAGatactttgaggatgtgacagcagctgtgtcagagctcagagagaaactacaggacatcctgagagacacagggacaaacatctcactgacAGTCACTGGAGTGGATGCTTTACTATCAGAACCAAAGACCAGAGCTGCATTCTTAAAATATGCAAGCGAGATTGCACTTGATCCCACCACAGCAAATAGGAAGCTGTTTTTATCTGAGGGGAACAGAAAAGtaacattagtgaacaagcaACAGTCTTATCCTGATCATCCCATCAGATTCACTGACTGGTTTCAGGTTCTGAGTACAGAGAGTCTGACTCgacgttgttactgggaggtggagtggagaggaggaggagaaggaggtgTTGTTGTAGCAGTTTCGTACAAGAACATCAGGAGAGGTGGGTGGTCAAAGAAATGTTTATTCGGAGCCAATGACATTTCTTGGTCATTATGTTGTGACACAAACTGTTGTGCATTTTTTCACAACAACATTAAAACTCCAGTATCAGGTCCAGTTTCCTCCAGAataggagtgtacctggatcacagagcaggtattctgtgtttctacagcgtctctgaaaccatgactctcctccacagagtccagaccacatTTACTCAGCCTCTATACGCTGGTATTAGGCCTTACCTGTTTGGATCTTGTGCTGAGTTAATTAAACTGAAATAG
- the LOC118559056 gene encoding high affinity immunoglobulin gamma Fc receptor I-like has product MVLCAVVGCLRVLPSRSQFFQYEPVTLSCEGNSSEWRVRRNTSVKTNEICPSPSQRKSSMCSLTELYPIDSGVYWCESATGEHSNQVNITVTEGPLILESPGHPVREREHVTLHCRALSFVSNLTHFYKNGVLVGTSSTGNFSIRRVSRSDEGLYKCNVSGVGESPETWLAIRGHSPPTPTALLTHILLPVVAGCLLLI; this is encoded by the exons ATGGTGCTCTGCGCTGTTGTGG GTTGCCTCAGAGTCCTTCCCAGCAGATCCCAGTTCTTCCAGTATGAGCCTGTTACTCTGAGCTGTGAGGGAAACTCGTCTGAGTGGAGAGTCAGAAGAAACACATCAGTAAAAACAAACGAAATCTGTCCGTCCCCATCCCAGAGAAAGTCCTCTATGTGCTCCTTAACTGAGCTATATCCAATAGACTCTGGAGTTTACTGGTGTGAATCTGCAACAGGAGAACACAGCAATCAAGTCAACATCACTGTTACag AAGGACCGTTGATCCTGGAGAGTCCTGGACATCCAGTGAGGGAAAGGGAACACGTGACTCTTCACTGCAGAGCCTTATCGTTTGTCTCCAATCTTACTCATTTCTATAAAAATGGCGTCCTCGTTGGGACCAGCTCTACGGGAAACTTTTCCATCCGACGTGTTTCTAGATCTGATGAAGGACTCTACAAGTGCAACGTCTCTGGAGTCGGAGAATCCCCAGAAACATGGCTGGCTATCAGAG ggCACAGTCCTCCAACGCCTACTGCTCTCCTCACACACATACTACTTCCTGTTGTGGCCGGCTGTTTGTTGCTGATCTAG